One genomic region from Haloarcula sp. DT43 encodes:
- a CDS encoding Rpp14/Pop5 family protein, producing the protein MKHLPKHLRPRWRYLAVGIETWPDAAVDRRAFQREVWYAAQNLLGDTGSAETDMTVLQFRDYDGTAEAIVRTRRGQTDSARAALTCLNSVGDDEVRVRVRGISGTVRACEEKYIRGPPEATEQRHVVFENADRSATVRPPRYDVETASDGAFVGATALDFR; encoded by the coding sequence ATGAAACACCTCCCGAAACACCTCCGGCCCCGGTGGCGCTATCTCGCCGTCGGCATCGAGACGTGGCCGGACGCCGCCGTCGACCGCCGGGCGTTCCAGCGCGAGGTGTGGTACGCCGCCCAGAACCTGCTGGGCGACACCGGCAGCGCCGAGACGGACATGACCGTCCTCCAGTTCCGCGACTACGACGGCACGGCCGAGGCCATCGTCCGGACCAGACGCGGCCAGACCGACTCGGCACGGGCCGCGCTGACCTGCCTGAACAGCGTCGGCGACGACGAGGTTCGGGTCCGCGTCCGGGGGATTAGCGGCACCGTCCGCGCCTGTGAAGAAAAGTATATACGCGGGCCGCCGGAAGCCACTGAACAGAGACACGTCGTGTTCGAGAACGCAGACCGGAGCGCTACTGTTCGGCCGCCACGCTACGACGTCGAAACGGCCTCCGACGGCGCGTTCGTTGGCGCGACAGCACTCGATTTCCGATAA
- a CDS encoding RNase P subunit p30 family protein, whose amino-acid sequence MYEAVYAHPDGDSTVARHALTAADSGYDGIVVRNHGDESAEYDAEAIADEYGIDVVEGVEVRAADPSRASGFVGNYRDDRSVVVVHGGDRRINRFAVEQATVDVLAHPMREDGDFNHVLANAAADNGVRVEFDFGPVLRASGGTRVRAIKALRKLRELVADAGAPFVVSASPSNHLQLRAPRDVVAVGETVGFDADAVRDGLAEWGRVAERNRDRRSDAVVEPGVRLEDADSDGDTE is encoded by the coding sequence ATGTACGAGGCCGTCTACGCCCACCCCGACGGCGACAGCACCGTCGCTCGGCACGCGCTGACGGCCGCTGACTCGGGCTACGACGGCATCGTCGTCCGGAACCACGGCGACGAGTCCGCCGAGTACGACGCCGAGGCCATCGCCGACGAGTACGGGATAGACGTGGTCGAGGGCGTCGAGGTCCGGGCCGCGGACCCCTCGCGGGCCAGCGGCTTCGTCGGGAACTACCGGGACGACCGGTCCGTGGTCGTCGTCCACGGCGGGGACCGGCGCATCAACCGGTTCGCCGTCGAGCAGGCGACCGTCGACGTGCTCGCCCACCCGATGCGCGAGGACGGCGATTTCAACCACGTGCTGGCGAACGCGGCGGCCGACAACGGCGTCCGCGTCGAGTTCGACTTCGGGCCGGTGCTCCGGGCCTCCGGCGGCACTCGCGTCCGCGCTATCAAGGCCCTCCGGAAGCTCAGGGAACTGGTCGCAGACGCTGGCGCGCCCTTCGTCGTCTCGGCGTCGCCGAGCAATCACCTCCAGCTTCGCGCCCCGCGGGACGTCGTCGCCGTCGGCGAGACCGTCGGCTTCGACGCCGATGCGGTCCGCGACGGCCTGGCCGAGTGGGGCCGCGTCGCCGAGCGCAACCGCGACCGCCGGAGCGACGCCGTCGTCGAACCCGGTGTCCGCCTGGAAGACGCCGACTCGGACGGCGACACGGAGTAA
- a CDS encoding RNA-binding protein: MSSVPFHYVDLRTFCYATEDDKRVEAALRTFLPEDYPIERAESEGHYGDRIVVLSARVENADDVRHVLSQVATAPDIDAVRAELDDRVDDNCSFFLTFDKQAAFGGDVARGDGITLRAKVEAYPAKREKAVENARTLLEEL; this comes from the coding sequence ATGTCGTCGGTTCCGTTCCACTACGTCGACCTCCGGACCTTCTGTTACGCGACCGAGGACGACAAGCGCGTCGAGGCGGCGCTCCGGACGTTTCTCCCGGAGGACTACCCAATCGAGCGCGCCGAGAGCGAGGGCCACTACGGCGACCGCATCGTCGTCCTCTCGGCGCGCGTCGAGAACGCCGACGACGTCCGCCACGTCCTCTCACAGGTCGCTACGGCACCGGACATCGACGCGGTGCGGGCGGAACTGGACGACCGGGTCGACGACAACTGCTCGTTTTTCCTCACCTTCGACAAGCAGGCCGCCTTCGGCGGCGACGTGGCACGCGGCGACGGCATCACGCTCCGGGCGAAAGTCGAGGCCTACCCCGCAAAGCGGGAGAAAGCCGTCGAGAACGCCCGCACGCTCCTAGAGGAGTTGTGA
- a CDS encoding DUF1918 domain-containing protein: MAFEEDDSVILHDEHSDYDGEEGTVTQVVETMFGDANYTVSFEDGQEQGVPEDNLEAVEDE; the protein is encoded by the coding sequence ATGGCATTCGAAGAGGACGACAGCGTCATTCTCCACGACGAGCACAGCGACTACGACGGCGAGGAAGGGACGGTCACGCAGGTCGTCGAGACGATGTTCGGCGACGCCAACTACACGGTTTCCTTCGAGGACGGGCAGGAGCAGGGCGTCCCCGAGGACAACCTCGAAGCCGTCGAGGACGAGTAG
- a CDS encoding NUDIX hydrolase: protein MTSVDDLWFLADGACQTAEQTYHQLRERYGGYVEFTRHRHVPRGRFRDVAAAARNHGAPYGAHTLAYRPGGDLLLVRHEGVDMWVLPGGELDGSESLREAALRELGEEGGIEATIEGLGMLGRVEFYCDGNMAWGVLPVYEARAETTAVAVDDPDQEISEARWFDELPDDTRDREEIAAWREKRFGT from the coding sequence ATGACGAGCGTCGACGACCTGTGGTTTCTCGCCGACGGCGCGTGTCAGACCGCCGAGCAGACGTATCACCAGCTCCGGGAGCGGTACGGCGGCTACGTCGAGTTCACGCGGCACCGCCACGTCCCCCGCGGTCGGTTCCGTGACGTGGCCGCCGCCGCACGGAACCACGGCGCGCCCTACGGCGCACACACCCTCGCGTACCGCCCCGGCGGCGACCTCCTGCTCGTCCGCCACGAGGGCGTCGACATGTGGGTCCTGCCCGGCGGGGAACTCGACGGGAGCGAATCGCTCCGGGAGGCCGCGCTCCGGGAACTCGGCGAAGAGGGCGGCATCGAAGCGACCATCGAGGGCCTGGGGATGCTCGGCCGAGTCGAGTTCTACTGCGACGGCAACATGGCCTGGGGCGTCCTGCCGGTGTACGAGGCGCGTGCGGAGACGACCGCCGTCGCCGTCGACGACCCCGACCAGGAGATAAGCGAGGCCCGCTGGTTCGACGAACTGCCGGACGACACGCGCGACCGCGAGGAAATCGCAGCGTGGCGCGAGAAGCGGTTCGGGACGTAG
- a CDS encoding extracellular solute-binding protein, whose amino-acid sequence MARQTRRAVLAALGSGLAATAGCGAFGRERVDMLVAGSLQKAASETLQARTDVDLAVEARGSVQAARLVADGKRDPAIVALADPALFDRLMDAAWHAVVASNEMVLAYNPQTDGGERVADAATWYDPLRGDSVSLGRTDPALDPLGYRTLFVLTLAADYYDEPGLADAVLTPDQTYPETQLLAQFETGAVDAAFVYRSMAIERDYPYREFPPEIHLGDPGHAERYRAASYELSDGTAVTGSPIEYGALRRDERDATRTAFEAVLAGDWLAPHGFTVRQAYPRLVGDVPDTVTR is encoded by the coding sequence ATGGCCCGACAGACCCGTCGTGCGGTGCTCGCGGCGCTGGGGAGCGGTCTCGCCGCGACGGCCGGCTGCGGGGCGTTCGGGCGGGAACGGGTGGACATGCTCGTCGCGGGGAGCCTGCAGAAGGCCGCCAGCGAGACGCTCCAGGCCCGGACCGACGTCGACCTCGCCGTCGAGGCCCGCGGGTCGGTCCAGGCCGCGCGCCTGGTCGCCGACGGGAAGCGCGACCCGGCAATCGTCGCCCTGGCGGACCCGGCCCTGTTCGACCGGCTCATGGACGCCGCCTGGCACGCCGTCGTGGCCAGCAACGAGATGGTACTCGCCTACAACCCACAGACGGACGGCGGCGAGCGGGTCGCCGACGCGGCGACGTGGTACGACCCGCTCCGTGGCGACAGCGTCTCGCTGGGCCGCACCGACCCGGCGCTGGACCCGCTTGGTTACCGGACGCTGTTCGTCCTGACGCTGGCGGCCGACTACTACGACGAGCCGGGACTGGCCGACGCAGTCCTCACGCCGGACCAGACCTATCCGGAGACCCAGCTGCTCGCCCAGTTCGAGACGGGGGCCGTCGACGCCGCCTTCGTCTACCGGAGCATGGCAATCGAGCGGGACTACCCCTACCGGGAGTTCCCACCGGAGATACACCTGGGCGACCCCGGCCACGCCGAGCGGTACCGGGCCGCGAGCTACGAACTGTCGGACGGCACGGCGGTCACCGGCAGCCCAATCGAGTACGGGGCGCTCCGTCGCGACGAGCGGGACGCGACGCGCACAGCCTTCGAGGCGGTCCTCGCGGGGGACTGGCTCGCACCACACGGATTTACCGTCCGTCAAGCGTATCCTCGACTAGTGGGAGATGTCCCGGACACTGTCACGCGGTGA
- a CDS encoding ABC transporter permease, translating into MSRTLSRGETSAGHTVGVRELVPVLGAVLLLYFVVPVLVLVVTYSPAALVTSLTETYVINAAVTSLVAAVGSTALAVVFGLPLAYWLSKNTGALATVAMGAVVLPLVLPPVVSGMLLLTVVGPNGLGGLTDLALTRSLLGVVAAQTFVASPFFVVTAKAAFDGIDDHLEEASRSLGRDWVGTMRSVTIPLAKPGLLAGLVLTFARAMGEFGATMMLAYYPRTLPVQIWASFISDGLDAALPVAVVLLGVALGTLLVVHALRATPWR; encoded by the coding sequence ATGTCCCGGACACTGTCACGCGGTGAGACGAGCGCCGGCCACACGGTCGGCGTGCGCGAACTCGTGCCCGTCCTGGGAGCGGTGCTGCTGCTGTACTTCGTCGTGCCGGTGCTGGTGCTCGTGGTCACGTACTCCCCGGCGGCGCTGGTGACGAGCCTGACCGAGACCTACGTCATCAACGCCGCGGTCACCTCCCTCGTCGCCGCCGTCGGCAGCACGGCCCTCGCCGTCGTGTTCGGCCTGCCGCTGGCCTACTGGCTCTCGAAGAACACCGGCGCACTGGCGACCGTCGCCATGGGGGCCGTCGTTCTGCCGCTCGTCCTCCCGCCGGTCGTCAGCGGGATGTTGCTGTTGACCGTCGTCGGCCCGAACGGGCTCGGCGGCCTCACCGACCTGGCGCTGACGCGGTCGCTGCTGGGCGTCGTCGCCGCCCAGACGTTCGTCGCGTCGCCGTTCTTCGTCGTCACCGCCAAGGCCGCCTTCGACGGCATCGACGACCACCTCGAAGAGGCCTCGCGGTCGCTGGGCCGCGACTGGGTGGGAACGATGCGCTCGGTGACGATACCGCTGGCAAAGCCCGGCCTGCTCGCCGGTCTCGTGCTGACGTTCGCCCGCGCGATGGGCGAATTCGGCGCGACGATGATGCTCGCGTACTACCCGCGGACGCTCCCCGTCCAGATATGGGCCTCGTTCATCTCGGACGGACTGGACGCGGCGCTGCCCGTGGCGGTCGTCCTGCTGGGCGTCGCGCTCGGGACCCTGCTGGTGGTACACGCGCTCCGCGCGACGCCGTGGCGGTAG
- a CDS encoding molybdopterin synthase, translating into MHVLGIVGHSETGKTTLVERLTERLASSGRVATVKHCTHPPDVDTAGKDTARHRDAGAAETVALTDDGEWYATGQSRTLTETLDALAPDYDYALVEGYSDATIPKVVLGDREAADPVLHRTPHGADAALDDIVTALEERDPYVTLETLVADVKRDPDEVYSGAIATFTGRVRAREGPEDPPTELLEFERYDEVAAEKMAALRRDLEARDGVHAVRLHHKTGVVEAGEDIVFVVILAGHRGEAFRAVEDGINRLKEEVPLFKKEVTVDEEFWAHER; encoded by the coding sequence ATGCACGTGCTGGGAATCGTCGGCCACTCCGAGACGGGGAAGACCACGCTGGTCGAGCGGCTGACCGAGCGCCTCGCCTCGTCCGGCCGCGTCGCGACGGTGAAACACTGTACGCACCCGCCGGACGTGGACACGGCGGGCAAGGACACCGCCAGACACCGCGACGCCGGGGCGGCCGAGACCGTCGCGCTCACCGACGACGGCGAGTGGTACGCGACGGGACAGTCGCGGACGCTGACGGAGACGCTCGACGCCCTCGCGCCGGACTACGACTACGCGCTCGTCGAGGGGTACTCTGACGCGACCATCCCGAAGGTGGTCCTCGGCGACCGCGAGGCCGCCGACCCCGTCCTCCACCGCACGCCCCACGGCGCGGATGCGGCTCTCGACGACATCGTCACCGCGTTAGAGGAACGGGACCCCTACGTCACGCTGGAGACGCTCGTGGCGGACGTCAAGCGGGACCCCGACGAGGTCTACTCCGGCGCGATTGCGACGTTCACCGGGCGCGTCCGCGCACGGGAAGGGCCGGAGGACCCGCCGACGGAACTGCTGGAGTTCGAGCGCTACGACGAGGTCGCCGCCGAGAAGATGGCCGCGCTCCGGCGCGACCTCGAAGCGCGGGACGGCGTCCACGCGGTCCGGTTACACCACAAGACCGGCGTGGTCGAGGCAGGCGAGGACATCGTCTTCGTCGTCATCCTGGCCGGCCACCGCGGCGAGGCGTTCCGCGCCGTCGAGGACGGCATCAACCGCCTCAAGGAGGAGGTCCCGCTGTTCAAGAAAGAGGTCACCGTCGACGAGGAGTTCTGGGCCCACGAGCGGTAA
- a CDS encoding helix-turn-helix domain-containing protein — MTVVAEFTIDSDEFILGQVLARGDNTHVEMERVVPASGRVMPYIWVHGGGFDEFEAAVESSPYVHALRSLDKVGESSLYRVDWAEDVESLIYGMAETNATILEARGNARWFFRIRFDDHSGLTAFHNFCTEHGIVFQLERVYTLAEEHDGGYMFDLTESQRRALVLAVESGYFEVPRGTTLVELGAELGISEQSVSESIRRATNKVLRSVMFDSPKWER; from the coding sequence ATGACTGTCGTCGCGGAGTTCACAATCGACTCAGACGAGTTTATTCTGGGGCAGGTGCTGGCGAGAGGGGACAACACGCACGTCGAGATGGAACGGGTGGTACCCGCCTCTGGACGGGTGATGCCGTACATCTGGGTCCACGGCGGGGGGTTCGACGAGTTCGAAGCCGCCGTCGAGTCGAGTCCGTACGTCCACGCGCTCCGCTCGCTCGACAAAGTCGGCGAAAGCAGCCTCTACCGCGTCGATTGGGCCGAAGACGTCGAGAGCCTCATCTACGGCATGGCGGAGACGAATGCCACTATCCTGGAGGCCAGAGGCAACGCCCGGTGGTTCTTCCGTATCCGGTTTGACGACCACAGCGGGCTCACCGCGTTCCACAACTTCTGTACGGAGCACGGCATCGTGTTCCAGTTGGAGCGGGTGTACACGCTCGCGGAGGAACACGACGGCGGGTACATGTTCGACCTGACCGAATCACAGCGACGGGCACTCGTTCTGGCCGTCGAGTCGGGCTACTTCGAGGTGCCACGTGGCACGACACTCGTCGAACTCGGGGCGGAACTCGGCATCTCGGAACAGTCGGTCTCGGAGAGCATCCGCCGGGCGACCAACAAAGTGCTTCGTTCGGTGATGTTCGACTCGCCGAAGTGGGAGCGATAA
- a CDS encoding DUF7344 domain-containing protein: protein MSKRETVNWSSVFDCLSNDERRAVLDFLVDEDGQVTVDDVAGHLAVDSDDDAVHRARVQLHHIHLPKLNAAGLIVWSRDQGTVRETTLAYQLPVGAITTAPVTAARSNEPQQTGD from the coding sequence ATGTCTAAGAGAGAAACGGTGAACTGGAGTTCGGTCTTCGACTGCCTGTCGAACGACGAGCGGCGGGCCGTCCTGGACTTCCTGGTCGATGAGGACGGCCAAGTAACGGTAGACGACGTGGCTGGACACCTCGCGGTCGACAGCGACGACGACGCGGTCCACCGGGCGCGCGTCCAACTGCACCACATCCACCTCCCGAAGCTCAACGCCGCGGGGCTCATCGTCTGGAGCCGCGACCAAGGCACAGTACGGGAGACGACGCTCGCGTACCAGCTCCCGGTCGGAGCTATCACCACTGCACCGGTGACCGCAGCCCGGAGCAATGAACCCCAACAGACCGGGGACTGA
- a CDS encoding HalOD1 output domain-containing protein: protein MTDSTEDGGIVDTVTEPYESITDVLVRAVSTANDCDPLDLPPLAETVDGDVLEALFPAPDNDLTVSFEFAGKDVVVQSPATVYVQPSYRAK from the coding sequence ATGACCGATAGCACAGAAGACGGCGGAATCGTGGATACGGTGACCGAGCCGTACGAATCCATCACCGATGTCCTCGTTCGAGCCGTTTCGACGGCGAACGACTGCGACCCTCTCGACCTGCCGCCGCTGGCGGAAACTGTGGACGGAGACGTGCTGGAGGCGCTGTTCCCCGCTCCGGACAACGACCTGACGGTGTCGTTCGAGTTCGCCGGGAAAGACGTCGTCGTCCAGAGCCCGGCGACGGTGTACGTACAGCCGTCGTACCGGGCCAAGTAA
- the moaC gene encoding cyclic pyranopterin monophosphate synthase MoaC yields MPEEFTHVDDEGDAQMVDVGDKAESQRRAVARGRIRLTESTLAAIDADEVEKGDVLTTARIGAIQAVKHTWETVPMCHQIPITNVEVEFTVGDEAVATTVAVETVGKTGCEMEALEGVTTGLNVVWDMVKANEKDSDGEYPMTAIEDVRVVEKTVER; encoded by the coding sequence ATGCCCGAGGAGTTCACCCACGTCGATGACGAGGGGGACGCACAGATGGTCGATGTCGGCGACAAGGCCGAAAGCCAGCGGCGCGCGGTCGCGCGCGGACGGATTCGGCTCACCGAGTCCACGCTGGCGGCCATCGACGCCGACGAGGTAGAGAAAGGGGACGTGCTGACGACGGCCCGCATCGGCGCGATTCAGGCGGTGAAACACACCTGGGAGACCGTGCCGATGTGCCACCAGATACCTATCACGAACGTCGAAGTCGAGTTCACCGTCGGCGACGAGGCCGTTGCGACGACCGTCGCCGTCGAGACGGTCGGCAAGACCGGCTGCGAGATGGAGGCCCTGGAGGGCGTGACGACCGGCCTCAACGTCGTCTGGGACATGGTGAAAGCAAACGAGAAAGACAGTGACGGCGAGTACCCGATGACGGCCATCGAGGACGTCCGCGTGGTCGAGAAGACCGTCGAGCGGTAG
- a CDS encoding MogA/MoaB family molybdenum cofactor biosynthesis protein: MGHDHDEAGHADHGEHSHDDHHAHDADGVAVGVLTVSSSRTLDDDPAGDVIATACENAGHEVVERRLVADEADAIAAAVAALLDDGVDVVLTTGGTGLTPDDVTVDAIEPLFDRPIPGFGELFRWLSYEEVGAMAMASRATAGVVDDRLVFCLPGSENAARTGAERLVAPAVGHLLGLVRR, from the coding sequence ATGGGACACGACCACGACGAGGCGGGGCACGCGGACCACGGGGAGCACAGCCACGACGACCACCACGCCCACGACGCCGACGGGGTCGCCGTCGGGGTGCTCACGGTCTCGTCCTCGCGGACGTTGGACGACGACCCGGCCGGCGACGTCATCGCCACGGCCTGTGAGAACGCGGGCCACGAGGTCGTCGAGCGCCGTCTCGTCGCCGACGAGGCCGACGCCATCGCGGCTGCCGTCGCCGCCCTGCTAGACGACGGGGTCGACGTGGTGCTGACGACCGGCGGGACCGGACTCACGCCCGACGACGTGACCGTCGACGCCATCGAACCGCTGTTCGACCGGCCGATTCCCGGCTTCGGGGAGCTGTTCCGCTGGCTCTCCTACGAGGAGGTCGGGGCGATGGCGATGGCCTCGCGGGCGACCGCCGGCGTCGTCGACGACCGCCTGGTGTTCTGTCTCCCCGGCAGCGAGAACGCCGCCCGGACGGGCGCGGAGCGACTCGTCGCGCCGGCCGTGGGCCACCTGCTGGGTCTGGTCCGCCGGTAG
- a CDS encoding TRAM domain-containing protein, with product MATDSDIRCLFTARVEEQSDSYVIEVPKRELELGTLAPETLYRIALFQSAAEPTEPEARPQPSDEPGEDSAYAPSSAPVVEGETRVVEIDNIGDKGDGVARIDGGYVVIVADAEVGERLRVEMNQVRENVAFAEVVERLPYYE from the coding sequence ATGGCGACCGATTCAGATATCCGCTGTCTCTTTACCGCACGCGTCGAGGAGCAATCCGACTCGTATGTCATCGAGGTCCCGAAACGGGAACTCGAACTGGGAACGCTAGCTCCCGAGACGCTGTACCGAATCGCGCTGTTTCAGTCGGCGGCCGAGCCGACCGAACCCGAGGCTCGACCACAGCCGTCCGACGAACCGGGGGAGGACTCGGCGTACGCTCCGTCGAGCGCACCCGTCGTCGAGGGCGAGACCCGCGTGGTCGAAATCGACAACATCGGCGACAAGGGCGACGGCGTCGCGCGCATCGACGGCGGGTACGTCGTCATCGTCGCCGACGCGGAGGTCGGCGAGCGCCTGCGCGTGGAGATGAACCAGGTCCGGGAGAACGTGGCCTTCGCGGAGGTCGTCGAGCGACTGCCGTACTACGAGTAG
- a CDS encoding DUF5783 family protein, translating to MTEFDAEKFEEKYVHYFEELETAYSNAYQELHGQYDSEVLRGIDRQVLSESEPVYEGDGTFRVRLPDDTAARAESLPGDEETFDTVLSAFTDAIECELRRLFEFE from the coding sequence ATGACCGAGTTCGACGCCGAGAAGTTCGAGGAGAAGTACGTCCACTACTTCGAAGAGCTCGAAACGGCGTACTCGAACGCGTACCAGGAACTGCACGGGCAGTACGACTCCGAGGTGCTCCGTGGCATCGACCGGCAGGTGCTCAGCGAGAGCGAGCCGGTGTACGAGGGCGACGGCACGTTCCGCGTCCGGTTGCCCGACGACACCGCGGCGCGGGCGGAGTCGCTGCCGGGGGACGAGGAGACGTTCGACACCGTGCTGTCGGCGTTTACCGACGCCATCGAGTGCGAACTCCGCCGGCTGTTCGAGTTCGAGTGA
- a CDS encoding helix-turn-helix domain-containing protein, producing the protein MSGRMLAEVEVFGPRSCQVQPHADDEWSVSGVAKSATTGGADRVTEEFTLKGGDEPPAALQGEGATVEHVFAYDQRHVFQLTRAAGQGCVCERIEAAGCVVQGFTADTESVVATFLVDDVPTLRDIVDDLQSEGETVKLRRLLEDTTAETDRPVVLDRAKLTTRQREVLGRAHELGYFEHPREATAGDVADALDISTSTFTEHLAAAQRKLLDDLLDAC; encoded by the coding sequence ATGTCGGGCCGAATGCTCGCCGAGGTCGAAGTGTTCGGTCCTCGGTCCTGCCAGGTACAGCCACACGCCGACGACGAGTGGTCGGTGTCGGGGGTCGCCAAGAGCGCGACGACCGGCGGTGCCGACCGCGTCACCGAGGAGTTCACGCTCAAGGGCGGCGACGAACCGCCGGCCGCGCTCCAGGGCGAGGGCGCGACCGTCGAACACGTGTTCGCCTACGACCAGCGACACGTCTTCCAGCTGACTCGGGCTGCCGGGCAGGGCTGTGTCTGTGAGCGCATCGAGGCGGCCGGCTGTGTCGTCCAGGGGTTCACGGCGGACACCGAGTCCGTCGTCGCCACGTTCCTCGTCGACGACGTGCCGACCCTGCGGGACATCGTCGACGACCTGCAGTCGGAGGGCGAGACCGTCAAGCTCCGCCGCCTGCTGGAGGACACGACCGCGGAGACGGACCGCCCGGTCGTCCTCGACCGCGCGAAGCTGACCACCCGGCAGCGGGAGGTCCTCGGTCGCGCCCACGAGCTGGGCTACTTCGAGCACCCGCGCGAGGCGACCGCCGGCGACGTGGCCGACGCGCTCGACATCTCCACCTCGACGTTCACCGAACACCTCGCCGCCGCCCAGCGGAAACTCCTCGACGACCTGCTCGACGCCTGTTGA
- a CDS encoding QcrA and Rieske domain-containing protein, which translates to MREYPKPDDDEEQGDDCSCDEAGPTLYGDARAELRRRDFAKFLATVGGLTAVASLTAPLASTTQVFERGYEGPVYSDGIHLVDGEGERVTEGRLAEGEHMTVFPEPRPGIEDAPTLLVRYPESEYGGGIKTGFTVNGYAAFSKVCTHAGCMVSDREEDLVVCPCHFGKFNVLDGAAVSGGPPGRALPQLPITVTSDGQLVATGDFEGPVGPGGG; encoded by the coding sequence ATGAGAGAGTATCCGAAACCGGACGACGACGAGGAACAGGGCGACGACTGCTCGTGTGACGAGGCCGGTCCCACGCTGTACGGGGACGCCCGCGCGGAGCTTCGCCGCAGGGACTTCGCGAAGTTCCTCGCCACCGTCGGCGGCCTGACCGCCGTCGCCAGCCTGACCGCGCCGCTTGCCAGCACCACGCAGGTGTTCGAGCGCGGCTACGAGGGGCCGGTGTACTCCGACGGCATCCACCTCGTCGACGGCGAGGGCGAGCGCGTCACGGAGGGGCGGCTCGCCGAGGGCGAACACATGACCGTGTTCCCGGAGCCCCGGCCCGGCATCGAGGACGCCCCGACGCTGCTGGTGCGCTACCCCGAGTCGGAGTACGGCGGGGGCATCAAGACCGGGTTCACAGTCAACGGATACGCCGCCTTCTCGAAAGTGTGTACCCACGCCGGCTGTATGGTCTCGGACAGGGAGGAGGACCTCGTCGTCTGTCCCTGTCACTTCGGGAAGTTCAACGTCCTCGACGGGGCGGCGGTCAGCGGCGGCCCGCCCGGACGGGCGCTCCCGCAGCTCCCGATTACGGTGACCAGCGACGGCCAGCTCGTCGCTACGGGCGACTTTGAAGGGCCGGTCGGCCCGGGGGGTGGCTGA